GTTGCAAGGAAGGCTTCCAGAGGTACGGCTCCTGTGAGCAGGGGTTTGGGCGCTTGACCCGCTGGGGGCTCCTCCATCACTCGTTTCCTCTTCTTGGTAGGGGGCGCTGGAGGAGGCTTTGGAACTGACTGGTAATACAAAAATGGGAATATAACCTGTATTGCAGTTGCAATAAAAGTTCCAATATTGACATGCCTTGCACCTGCTTTCTCATCttttgtgcaaaaacaaaggtgtTGAGAGTGAACACTTTGTAATGGTGGACTTACCAACAGTGTGTGCTTGTTGTCTTTTGAATGCAGCATGGCTGAGACGGTTGCCACGGAGATGCCAGGTTTGACCTCGGCGGGCACCAGCGAGTTAGCCAGCTAGGGAACAAAGGCAGATatgtgaatattttaaaattgccCGCTCTTGACTTGTGCTTAGTACcagttaaataaatactagTTGATTCAGTAGAACATATTGCCTCACGACGAGTGCGTCTCACCTCAGGTAGAATATAGACGCGCTCATAACGTCGCCTGAAGGGCAGGCTGAGGACGGAGCAGCGCCTGTAGGCCATGGGAGGGGGTTGCAGCTCCAGCATCAGATCGGACCGATGCGACTGGGTCATTGGAGGCTGAGTGTACTGCTCAGGACATACCACGTGGACGGGCTACGGGGAGAGTGTTGTTAGCCAACAGGCCAGTAAAGCTAGGAGCAATTTTGGTTTTCTGTGTCATTAAAACTTTTAATAGGCTATATGACAAGTGTTTGGGTATTTCCTTTAACAGCAATTGAGGTATTACACAATAGTGATGAGGTGGAAACTGTTGAGGGTTTGTGTTGGACggttttgtgtattttaagacaacaatattattttgtgatcaAGTCTGTCTGATGTTGGAGAAATCTGTGCATATACATTGTTTTAAAACTGTACAGCATTTGTAAAACCTCACTATGGTGGTGCAACGTCTTACCTGGACCTCCTTGAGCAGCTTTGAAACTTGGTGGAAGTTAAGACGCGTGTCAATGGGACAGTAAACACATTTCATGGCCAGTGGCTGGTAGGGGGCCAAAGCATCCAAGTAGGAGAAGTCAGGTTCTGTCGGCACAAACGAACGACAACCTTATCTTCGAGTATTCTTAAAAGCAGTACTGCTTAAATGaatggcatgtgtgtgtttgcaaattTTGCTCATCACCGGTGAAGATGATGGTATTCAAGCTGGATTTGCCCCACAGCTCCATGAAGTGGACCACATCACCGAAGCGCAGGGAGGGATGGCCGGTGAATACCACGCACGGTTGGCGGAAGTCACTGCTGAAGTCACCGTGAATGCTGGGGTAGTGTTTCAGCTTGTTGCTTTGGATCAACTGAAAACCACACGAGTGCCATTTTTCGACATAACATGTGTCATTATTGTTATGCAAGGCTGTACCTCGGCATGGGGGAATGGGGGCTCCGGTAGATACACTTTAGACTGCTTGTTGTGACAGAGCCTAAAATTATAAGACAAAATCAAAGTGAGCCTATGTGCTAGgtgcagaaaacaaaactgtcCATGTTCTCACCACTCGGCAAAGATTTGAGAGAACTCCAGGGAGCTGTTGGCGACAGGGGAGATAAAGTAGAAGGGGGTGGTACCCAGGTTGGCGCTGTCGATGAACTGGTACAGACACTCGAGCAGGTCATAAATCACCCCAGAAGAATAACACGGCACAAGCACATTGCCACCGGCGCGAATGGTCATGGCTGCAAGGCACACGtgacaaataattaaatcatCGCAAGATGCGTCTTTGCTGCGCCACAAAGTAGCTAGTCGGCACATTTCAGCCAACCTAAATTGCTGCAGAATTCTCCCAGCATGCCGTCAGGGTTGGCAGTGGGCATCTGGGTGAGGCCTGTCAGAATGAGAACGTCACTGTTCTTCAGGGAACTTTGGTCCATGGgctgaggaagaagaaagactACTTAGCTTCCGACCACAGCGGAATGGTTTACTGCCTACCTGTGGGTGCGTGGTGAGGAGGGACGACCCGGACACGTAGGACACTTTCTCATGATGGGACTGGATGATCCAGTTGGAGCTGCCCAATGAGTAGCCAGAGCTTAATGGGGAGATTTGTACAGCCCCAAACAACTcctgaagaggaaaaaaaagaaaaatgtgcatGAGTATGTGTAAACGCACGCTtggatgacaaaaatgaagacagcttCCTACCACTTTCTGTGAATAACCCACAAGCTGCACTTTGCTGAGGGCAGAGTTGACCTCCTGCATACCGTAGCTTCGTTTCCACGTCCAAACATCAACTGCATCCTTTAGTGGACCAGGAAGCAACCttgtaaataaaattcaaattgaaCTTCACGTATATGAGTatgcagaaaaatgaataacagcaatttgatttttttggagaacacaaagcaaataccagaaggaagggaaaaaaaagcacgggTTAAGATACCtttgtatttcctttttcttccaGGAGGTGGCAGACTGAGCCTTGGGAACTCTTTCCATGAACTTCACTAGCTCTTCCATCAGCAgtctgaacaaaaaaaaaaaaaagaaagtaatactttaaaacacaaacaactaGAATTTATATTTACAGAAGCAATTTAAACCTCAGAAATATATAAAGTAATATAATGTCTTTTTACCTTCCTATCTGCAGGGTGGGCTCTGTGGCATACACTGTGCCAGTGAAGCCTGTGTTTTCTGTGATGTAGGGCAGGGCCATCATACAGTGGTAGTTGGAGATCAGGATGACGTCGATGGTTGATAGGTCCAGCAGTTCcctctgttatttatttagcgGGAGGAGAGGGGGATCATAAATGAAGCTTATTTACATCccctattattatttaatatggAGCAGGACCTCACCTGCCAAAAAAACCCCATTAAAGTTTGCATACAAACAATTTCTAATGCATTACCTCAGGGAGACAGAACTCCGGCTGCGAGTCCACAAACACTCTGCCGGCACACTCTTTCAGCTCCTGGAAATATCAGTATGTGAGAGAGTCATTTCACAGTCCACAAATAGTCTGACAGCACAAAACTAAGACAAAAATTAGTCAGAATGCACCTTTTCCAAGTTTATTGTTCCATCTTTCGCGCTCCAACCTGGTAGCTTTGAGAGTCTTTGGCTGGAAGTGGAAAATAGTATATTGTACTActgttatttaaaatgttaactATCACAGAATCAGTGGCGAATATAATCAACAAAGAAACAATAGCCTGACATTATTACTCACCTATGCACAAGGGGAAGAGGCAAGAAGTGGAGGACAGACGTGGTGTCCAGTCCACAATCCAGCATGATAGTGGTCGATTTAAATTTGAGTACATTGCAGGGTAGCGTAGGATGACCAGACAGACAATACTAATAGAAACAGAtcggaagggaaaaaaaatatcatcaaCTGCCCAGAAATAAGTCTGTAGAGCGGTAGCATATTAAAACGGCAACATCTTCAGAGCTCCAAACATGAATGTTGTGGCTTCTAGGTGCTAAGCTAACAACACCTGGTACGACATGCCAGTAATTCTACTCTATTCAGTCACTTTATCACACAAACAATACTTATTACTTaccaatttcatttttgaacCAATAAGTACACCATAAGCATAGGGAAAACTGTATGGGTAATACTTCAGCGTTGAACCATCTTCTTCTTCGCTGGCTTAATTGGGCAAATGTATACAAACGCCAAAGACA
The Syngnathus acus chromosome 24, fSynAcu1.2, whole genome shotgun sequence genome window above contains:
- the ints9 gene encoding integrator complex subunit 9 translates to MKLYCLSGHPTLPCNVLKFKSTTIMLDCGLDTTSVLHFLPLPLVHSQRLSKLPGWSAKDGTINLEKELKECAGRVFVDSQPEFCLPERELLDLSTIDVILISNYHCMMALPYITENTGFTGTVYATEPTLQIGRLLMEELVKFMERVPKAQSATSWKKKEIQRLLPGPLKDAVDVWTWKRSYGMQEVNSALSKVQLVGYSQKVELFGAVQISPLSSGYSLGSSNWIIQSHHEKVSYVSGSSLLTTHPQPMDQSSLKNSDVLILTGLTQMPTANPDGMLGEFCSNLAMTIRAGGNVLVPCYSSGVIYDLLECLYQFIDSANLGTTPFYFISPVANSSLEFSQIFAEWLCHNKQSKVYLPEPPFPHAELIQSNKLKHYPSIHGDFSSDFRQPCVVFTGHPSLRFGDVVHFMELWGKSSLNTIIFTEPDFSYLDALAPYQPLAMKCVYCPIDTRLNFHQVSKLLKEVQPVHVVCPEQYTQPPMTQSHRSDLMLELQPPPMAYRRCSVLSLPFRRRYERVYILPELANSLVPAEVKPGISVATVSAMLHSKDNKHTLLSVPKPPPAPPTKKRKRVMEEPPAGQAPKPLLTGAVPLEAFLATLQKHGITEVKVEETADGHILHLQAEDTLIQLEEDGTHIVCDNNEPLRTTLRDLVLRFLQKI